In the genome of Streptomyces pactum, one region contains:
- a CDS encoding ABC transporter ATP-binding protein: MTHPEEPAPGPAAPLLDVRDLRVEFRTRDGVAKAVNGVTYDVAAGETLAVLGESGSGKSVTAQAIMGILDSPPGYVTGGQVLFQGRDLLRAGAEERRKVRGAKMAMIFQDALSSLNPVHTVGAQLGEMFQVHRGLSRKEARTKAIELMDRVRIPAARQRVGDYPHQFSGGMRQRIMIAMALALEPDLIIADEPTTALDVTVQAQVMDLLAELQREFTMGLILITHDLGVVADVADKIAVMYAGRIVETAPVHELYKRPAHPYTQGLLDSIPRVDLKGRELYAIKGLPPNLTAIPPGCPFNPRCPRVQDVCRTDRPPLYPVTEDDGTELPGRASACHFWRDELHDR, from the coding sequence ATGACCCATCCGGAGGAACCGGCGCCCGGACCGGCGGCGCCGCTGCTCGACGTCCGCGACCTGCGGGTGGAGTTCCGCACCCGGGACGGGGTCGCCAAGGCTGTCAACGGCGTCACCTACGACGTGGCCGCCGGGGAGACGCTCGCCGTGCTCGGCGAGTCCGGCTCCGGCAAGTCGGTCACCGCCCAGGCCATCATGGGCATCCTCGACTCCCCGCCCGGCTACGTCACCGGCGGGCAGGTCCTCTTCCAGGGCCGCGACCTGCTGCGCGCCGGCGCCGAGGAGCGCCGCAAGGTGCGCGGGGCGAAGATGGCGATGATCTTCCAGGACGCGCTCTCCTCGCTGAACCCGGTGCACACCGTCGGCGCACAGCTGGGCGAGATGTTCCAGGTGCACCGCGGCCTGTCCCGCAAGGAGGCCCGGACGAAGGCGATCGAGCTGATGGACCGGGTGCGCATCCCGGCCGCCAGGCAGCGGGTCGGCGACTATCCGCACCAGTTCTCCGGTGGTATGCGGCAGCGCATCATGATCGCGATGGCGCTGGCGCTGGAGCCGGACCTGATCATCGCGGACGAGCCGACCACGGCGCTGGACGTGACGGTGCAGGCGCAGGTGATGGACCTGCTCGCGGAGCTGCAGCGCGAGTTCACCATGGGTCTGATCCTGATCACCCACGACCTGGGTGTGGTCGCGGACGTGGCCGACAAGATCGCGGTGATGTACGCGGGCCGGATCGTGGAGACCGCTCCGGTGCACGAGCTGTACAAGCGGCCCGCCCACCCCTACACCCAGGGGCTGCTGGACTCCATCCCCCGGGTGGACCTCAAGGGCCGCGAGCTGTACGCGATCAAGGGACTGCCGCCCAACCTCACCGCCATCCCGCCCGGCTGCCCGTTCAACCCGCGCTGCCCCCGCGTCCAGGACGTGTGCCGCACCGACCGGCCGCCGCTGTACCCGGTCACCGAGGACGACGGCACCGAGCTGCCCGGACGCGCCAGCGCGTGCCACTTCTGGAGGGACGAGCTCCATGACCGCTGA
- a CDS encoding ABC transporter permease, with protein sequence MGRYVIRRLLQMVPVFIGSTFLIFFMVYALGDPVAALFGDRAPDPATAARIREELYLDQPLWKQYLHYMGQIFQGDFGTAFNGDEVLDLMRTSFPVTLRLTLVAIVIEILVGITLGVFSGLRRGRALDTSVLLLTLVVVSIPTFVSGYVLQYLLGVKWGWVSPSVSPEAPLDELLLPGVVLALTSLAYATRLTRTSIAENVRADYLRTAVAKGLPRHRIITRHLLRNSLIPVVTYIGTDIGALMGGAIVTERIFNIHGVGYQLYQGILRQNSPTVVGFVTVLVIVFLLANLLVDLLYAVLDPRIRYA encoded by the coding sequence ATGGGCCGCTATGTGATCCGGCGGCTGCTCCAGATGGTCCCGGTGTTCATCGGCAGCACGTTCCTGATCTTCTTCATGGTGTACGCGCTGGGGGACCCGGTCGCCGCGCTCTTCGGGGACCGGGCCCCGGACCCGGCCACCGCCGCCCGCATCCGCGAGGAGCTCTACCTCGACCAGCCGCTGTGGAAGCAGTACCTGCACTACATGGGGCAGATCTTCCAGGGCGACTTCGGCACCGCGTTCAACGGCGACGAGGTGCTCGACCTGATGCGCACCTCGTTCCCCGTCACCCTCCGGCTCACCCTGGTCGCCATCGTCATCGAGATCCTCGTGGGCATCACCCTGGGCGTCTTCAGCGGACTCCGCCGGGGCCGCGCCCTGGACACCTCGGTCCTCCTGCTCACCCTCGTCGTCGTCTCCATCCCGACCTTCGTCAGCGGCTACGTCCTGCAGTACCTGCTCGGCGTGAAGTGGGGCTGGGTCAGCCCCTCGGTGTCGCCCGAGGCCCCGCTCGACGAACTGCTGCTGCCCGGCGTCGTCCTCGCCCTCACCTCCCTGGCGTACGCCACCCGCCTCACCCGCACCTCGATCGCCGAGAACGTCCGCGCCGACTACCTGCGCACCGCCGTGGCCAAGGGGCTGCCGCGCCACCGCATCATCACCCGCCACCTGCTGCGCAACTCGCTGATCCCGGTCGTCACCTACATCGGCACCGACATCGGCGCGCTGATGGGCGGGGCCATCGTCACCGAGCGCATCTTCAACATCCACGGCGTGGGCTACCAGCTCTACCAGGGCATCCTGCGGCAGAACTCCCCGACCGTGGTCGGCTTCGTGACCGTCCTGGTGATCGTCTTCCTGCTGGCGAACCTGCTCGTGGACCTCCTCTACGCCGTGCTCGACCCGAGGATCCGCTATGCCTGA
- a CDS encoding peptide ABC transporter substrate-binding protein: MRGATPTGAGTSPPAPVRTTAGTGAGGTGTGGAGARRSVCLRWAACLVAVAAAATACGGGDGGGGGGGSVVRASWGDPQNPLEPANTNEVQGGKVLDMVFRGLKRYDPVTGEAKDMVAERIETSDQQNYTVTIKPGWKFSNGEKVTAKSFVDAWNYGALLDNQQRNAYFFEYIEGYDKVHPTEGRPTAKTLSGLTVKDDRTFTVKLTQKFSTWPETLGYNAFAPLPRAFFDDHDAWVKKPIGNGPYLVDAYTRGSVMKLRRWDGYQGPDKARNDGVDLRVYTDNNTAYTDLQAGNLDLVDDIPASQLTNVKSDLGDRYINQPAGIIQTLAFPFYDKRWGGPGTDKLRRGLSMAINREQITDRIFQKTRTPATDWTSPVLGKDGGYQSGVCGDACEYDPEQAKKLIDEAGGLPGGRVTITYNADTGSHKDWVDAVCNSINNALDKSKACVGNPVGTFADFRNQITDRQMKGPFRAGWQMDYPLIQNFLQPLYYTNASSNDGGWSNQRFDDLVDRANAEADTAKAISTFQDAEGVLAQEMPAIPLWYQNGSAGYSDRLSGVKLNPFSVPVYDQIKVS; encoded by the coding sequence ATGCGCGGAGCCACGCCCACCGGTGCGGGCACCAGCCCGCCGGCGCCGGTACGGACGACCGCCGGTACCGGTGCGGGCGGTACCGGTACGGGCGGGGCCGGCGCGCGCCGGAGCGTGTGTCTCCGGTGGGCCGCGTGCCTGGTGGCGGTCGCCGCGGCGGCCACGGCCTGCGGGGGCGGCGACGGCGGGGGCGGTGGGGGCGGCTCGGTGGTCCGGGCCTCCTGGGGCGACCCGCAGAACCCCCTGGAACCGGCCAACACCAACGAGGTCCAGGGCGGCAAGGTCCTCGACATGGTCTTCCGCGGACTCAAGCGGTACGACCCGGTCACCGGCGAGGCCAAGGACATGGTCGCCGAGCGGATCGAGACCAGCGACCAGCAGAACTACACCGTCACCATCAAACCCGGCTGGAAGTTCAGCAACGGCGAGAAGGTCACCGCCAAGTCCTTCGTGGACGCCTGGAACTACGGCGCGCTCCTGGACAACCAGCAGCGCAACGCCTACTTCTTCGAGTACATCGAGGGCTACGACAAGGTCCACCCCACCGAGGGCCGGCCGACCGCCAAGACCCTCTCCGGCCTGACCGTGAAGGACGACCGCACCTTCACCGTCAAGCTCACCCAGAAGTTCTCCACCTGGCCCGAGACCCTCGGCTACAACGCCTTCGCCCCGCTGCCCCGGGCGTTCTTCGACGACCACGACGCCTGGGTGAAGAAGCCGATCGGCAACGGCCCCTACCTGGTGGACGCGTACACCCGCGGCTCGGTGATGAAACTCCGCAGGTGGGACGGGTACCAAGGCCCGGACAAGGCGCGCAACGACGGGGTGGACCTGCGGGTCTACACCGACAACAACACCGCCTACACCGACCTCCAGGCCGGCAACCTCGACCTGGTGGACGACATCCCCGCCTCCCAGCTGACCAACGTCAAGAGCGACCTCGGCGACCGCTACATCAACCAGCCGGCGGGCATCATCCAGACCCTCGCCTTCCCGTTCTACGACAAGAGGTGGGGCGGCCCGGGCACCGACAAGCTGCGCCGCGGCCTCTCCATGGCGATCAACCGCGAGCAGATCACCGACCGCATCTTCCAGAAGACCCGTACCCCCGCCACCGACTGGACCTCCCCGGTCCTCGGCAAGGACGGCGGATACCAGTCCGGGGTGTGCGGCGACGCCTGCGAGTACGACCCCGAGCAGGCGAAGAAGCTGATCGACGAGGCCGGCGGCCTCCCCGGCGGCCGGGTCACCATCACCTACAACGCCGACACCGGCTCCCACAAGGACTGGGTGGACGCCGTCTGCAACAGCATCAACAACGCGCTGGACAAGTCCAAGGCCTGCGTCGGCAACCCCGTCGGCACCTTCGCCGACTTCCGCAACCAGATCACCGACCGGCAGATGAAGGGCCCGTTCCGCGCCGGCTGGCAGATGGACTACCCGCTCATCCAGAACTTCCTCCAGCCGCTGTACTACACCAACGCCTCCTCCAACGACGGCGGATGGAGCAACCAGCGGTTCGACGACCTGGTGGACCGGGCCAACGCCGAGGCCGACACCGCCAAGGCGATCAGCACCTTCCAGGACGCCGAAGGGGTCCTCGCCCAGGAGATGCCCGCGATCCCGCTGTGGTACCAGAACGGCAGCGCGGGATACTCCGACCGCCTCAGCGGGGTGAAACTCAACCCCTTCAGCGTCCCCGTCTACGACCAGATCAAGGTCAGCTGA
- a CDS encoding ABC transporter permease, with protein MPEQPYDPKEAVAPTGVGGAMDLATGEAESLERGPGHGQGPPPTTRARSLWSDAWHDLLRNPVFILSALVILFLVVIAIWPQAIAGSDPLKCDLARAQQGSAPGHPFGFDTQGCDVYTRTVHGARASITVGICATTGAALLGSVLGGLAGFFGGWWDALLSRIADVFFGIPIVLGGLVFLSVVTSGSVWPVVGFIVLLGWPQIARIARGSVVTARQHDYVQAARALGAGNGRMLLRHIAPNAVAPVIVVATIALGTYIALEATLSFLGVGLKPPTVSWGIDISNASTHIRNAPHMLLWPAGALSLTVLAFIMLGDAVRDALDPKLR; from the coding sequence ATGCCTGAGCAGCCCTACGACCCCAAGGAGGCCGTGGCGCCCACCGGCGTCGGCGGCGCGATGGACCTGGCCACCGGTGAGGCCGAGAGCCTGGAGCGGGGACCCGGCCACGGGCAGGGCCCACCCCCCACCACCCGGGCCCGCAGCCTGTGGTCGGACGCCTGGCACGACCTGCTCCGCAACCCCGTCTTCATCCTCTCCGCCCTGGTCATCCTCTTCCTGGTGGTGATCGCCATCTGGCCGCAGGCCATCGCGGGGTCCGACCCCCTCAAGTGCGACCTCGCCAGGGCCCAGCAGGGCTCCGCCCCCGGCCACCCCTTCGGCTTCGACACCCAGGGCTGCGACGTGTACACCCGCACCGTGCACGGCGCCCGCGCCTCGATCACCGTGGGGATCTGCGCCACCACCGGCGCCGCGCTCCTCGGCAGCGTCCTGGGCGGGCTGGCCGGCTTCTTCGGCGGCTGGTGGGACGCGCTGCTCTCCCGGATCGCGGACGTCTTCTTCGGCATCCCGATCGTCCTGGGCGGCCTGGTCTTCCTCTCCGTGGTGACCAGCGGCTCCGTCTGGCCGGTCGTCGGATTCATCGTGCTGCTCGGCTGGCCGCAGATCGCCCGCATCGCCCGCGGCTCGGTGGTGACCGCCCGGCAGCACGACTACGTCCAGGCCGCGCGGGCGCTCGGCGCCGGCAACGGCCGCATGCTGCTGCGGCACATCGCCCCCAACGCCGTCGCCCCGGTCATCGTGGTCGCCACCATCGCCCTGGGCACCTACATCGCCCTGGAGGCGACGCTGTCCTTCCTCGGCGTCGGCCTCAAACCACCCACCGTCTCCTGGGGCATCGACATCTCCAACGCCTCCACGCACATCCGCAACGCCCCCCACATGCTGCTGTGGCCGGCCGGCGCGCTGAGCCTGACCGTGCTGGCGTTCATCATGCTCGGCGACGCCGTGCGCGACGCCCTCGACCCCAAACTGCGCTGA
- a CDS encoding helix-turn-helix domain-containing protein: protein MRGEEFMGLRAKPTYRQRRFGAEVRSLRERAGLTAGEAAEVMGMRKEHISNVESGRTSLSPERVHALVAAGGGEDATYIDELISLGQASGKGWWSEYRNRLRPSLLDIAELEAGAERIICYEPMFIPGLLQSHAYATAGFRGGYAGASREEQDLDVEFRMQRQRILRGDAPVHLHAVIYEAALHATFGDRRIMRDQLLRLVEASRCPNVTIQILPFDGPVAFGTSFTLAEHQVPKLSTVVVAHIEKSLYLGDADSLTRYRQWFASLSEAALPPVDASVQPEAHLAKNSLGLIQRLLYPLL from the coding sequence GTGAGAGGTGAGGAATTCATGGGTCTGCGGGCCAAGCCGACGTACCGTCAGCGCCGGTTCGGGGCGGAGGTTCGCAGTCTCCGCGAGCGTGCTGGCCTCACCGCAGGTGAAGCTGCTGAGGTGATGGGCATGCGGAAGGAACACATCAGCAACGTGGAGTCCGGTCGTACCAGCCTGTCGCCCGAGCGAGTGCACGCCCTCGTTGCCGCGGGTGGTGGCGAGGATGCTACCTATATCGATGAGCTGATCAGTCTGGGACAAGCCTCGGGCAAGGGATGGTGGAGCGAGTACAGGAACCGTCTTCGGCCCTCCTTGCTCGACATCGCAGAACTGGAGGCCGGCGCAGAGCGCATCATCTGCTACGAGCCGATGTTCATCCCGGGGCTTCTCCAGTCACACGCGTACGCGACGGCTGGTTTCAGGGGTGGCTATGCCGGCGCGTCACGGGAAGAGCAGGACCTCGACGTCGAGTTCCGCATGCAGCGTCAGCGGATACTGCGAGGGGATGCGCCCGTGCATCTCCACGCCGTTATCTATGAAGCCGCGCTTCATGCCACCTTCGGCGACCGCCGGATCATGCGGGACCAGTTGCTTCGGCTCGTCGAAGCCTCTCGGTGTCCCAACGTGACGATTCAGATCCTGCCCTTCGACGGGCCGGTGGCCTTCGGCACCTCGTTCACCCTTGCCGAGCACCAGGTGCCGAAGCTCAGTACTGTCGTCGTGGCGCACATCGAGAAGTCCCTCTATCTGGGAGACGCCGACTCCCTGACCAGGTACAGGCAATGGTTCGCTAGCCTGAGCGAGGCGGCCTTGCCTCCTGTGGACGCCAGTGTCCAACCCGAGGCGCATCTCGCGAAGAATTCCCTGGGGTTGATCCAGCGGTTGCTGTACCCCTTGCTCTAG
- a CDS encoding NAD(P)-dependent oxidoreductase, with protein MRITVFGAAGSVGSRVVAEALSRGHQVTAVVRDPSRFAGLPEAAVPRAGDASDAAAVARLSAGQDVVVGATRPAPGRESELAVVAGALLAGTAEAGARLLLVGGAGSLVVPGTGGTTVIDAPDFPADWRSIALACGEQFAACRADTRADWAYLSPPAVLEPGVRTGTYRLGADELVVDADGNSAISMEDLAVALIDEAERPRHHRVRFTVGY; from the coding sequence GTGCGTATCACTGTTTTCGGAGCCGCTGGGAGCGTGGGCAGCCGCGTGGTGGCCGAAGCCCTGTCCCGCGGCCACCAGGTGACCGCCGTGGTCCGCGACCCGTCCCGCTTCGCCGGCCTGCCGGAGGCCGCCGTGCCGCGGGCCGGTGACGCCTCCGACGCCGCGGCGGTGGCGCGGCTGAGCGCCGGTCAGGACGTGGTGGTGGGAGCCACCCGCCCGGCGCCCGGCCGGGAGAGCGAGCTGGCCGTGGTCGCCGGCGCGCTGCTGGCCGGGACCGCCGAGGCCGGGGCGCGGCTGCTGCTGGTCGGCGGCGCGGGCAGCCTGGTCGTCCCCGGCACCGGCGGGACCACCGTGATCGACGCCCCCGACTTCCCCGCCGACTGGCGGAGCATCGCACTGGCCTGCGGCGAGCAGTTCGCCGCCTGCCGTGCCGACACCCGGGCCGACTGGGCCTACCTGAGCCCGCCCGCCGTCCTGGAGCCGGGCGTGCGCACCGGGACGTACCGGCTGGGCGCCGACGAACTGGTGGTGGACGCCGACGGCAACTCCGCCATATCCATGGAGGACCTCGCGGTGGCGCTCATCGACGAGGCCGAGCGGCCCCGGCACCACCGGGTGCGGTTCACGGTCGGCTACTGA
- a CDS encoding MarR family winged helix-turn-helix transcriptional regulator, whose amino-acid sequence MTDHVDRVLQQWGAERPDLDVSPMAVLGRLKRLGRLIDAEQRRTFAAHGLDPASFDVLATLRRSNPPHGLTAAELMLASMVTSGAITQRLDRLEARGLVTRSPGETDRRVVLVALTEEGRALIDQALPDHVETQRRLIAALSGPERDTLADTLRTLLESLGDRLD is encoded by the coding sequence ATGACCGATCACGTGGACCGCGTCCTCCAGCAGTGGGGCGCCGAGCGCCCGGACCTCGATGTGTCGCCGATGGCGGTGCTGGGCCGGCTGAAGCGGCTGGGCCGGCTGATCGACGCCGAGCAGCGCCGCACCTTCGCGGCGCACGGCCTCGACCCGGCGTCCTTCGACGTCCTGGCCACCCTGCGCCGCAGCAACCCGCCGCACGGGCTGACCGCGGCCGAACTGATGCTGGCGTCCATGGTGACCTCGGGCGCGATCACCCAGCGGCTGGACCGTCTGGAGGCCCGCGGCCTGGTGACCCGCTCCCCCGGCGAGACCGACCGGCGGGTCGTCCTGGTCGCCCTCACCGAGGAGGGCCGCGCCCTCATCGACCAGGCGCTGCCCGATCACGTGGAGACCCAGCGACGGCTGATCGCGGCGCTCAGCGGGCCCGAACGGGACACCCTCGCCGACACCTTGCGCACGCTGCTGGAGTCGCTCGGGGACCGGCTCGACTGA
- a CDS encoding EamA family transporter, whose protein sequence is MLRNRIGIVLATALAPAIWGTTYLVTTELLPPDRPLLAATARALPAGLLLVLFTRRLPRGAWWWRAAVLGALNIGVFFALLFVAAYRLPGGVAATITAIQPLLVAGLASGLLGERLTGRTIAAGLAGVAGVSVLVLRADARLDALGVAAALGSAVVMATGVVLSKRWTSPAPLLATTGWQLVAGGLLLLPVTLAVEGPPPAALTGENIAGYAYLATVGAALAYALWFRGIRALPPTDVAFLGLLSPLVATTLGWLALDQRLTVPQVLGGLVVLAALIAAQTARRPAQGPSPVRASGGGVATGVAGGAGAGVADGPPPAGSVPAGSGAVGSVPVGSGAVGPRRPTPR, encoded by the coding sequence GTGCTAAGGAATCGGATCGGGATCGTTCTGGCGACCGCGCTAGCGCCCGCCATCTGGGGGACCACCTACCTGGTCACCACCGAGCTGCTGCCGCCGGACCGGCCGCTGCTCGCCGCGACGGCGCGCGCCCTCCCGGCGGGCCTGCTGCTGGTGCTGTTCACCCGGCGGCTGCCGCGGGGGGCCTGGTGGTGGCGGGCAGCGGTGCTCGGCGCGCTGAACATAGGCGTCTTCTTCGCCCTGCTCTTCGTCGCCGCCTACCGGCTGCCCGGCGGGGTCGCCGCGACCATCACCGCGATCCAGCCGCTGCTGGTGGCCGGCCTCGCCTCCGGGCTGCTCGGCGAGCGGCTGACCGGGCGGACCATAGCTGCCGGACTCGCCGGGGTGGCGGGGGTGAGCGTGCTGGTGCTCCGCGCCGACGCCCGGCTGGACGCCCTCGGGGTCGCGGCGGCGCTGGGCAGTGCGGTGGTCATGGCCACCGGCGTGGTCCTCAGCAAGCGGTGGACCTCCCCGGCCCCGCTGCTCGCCACCACCGGCTGGCAGCTGGTCGCCGGTGGGCTGCTGCTCCTTCCGGTCACCCTGGCCGTGGAGGGCCCGCCGCCCGCCGCCCTCACCGGCGAGAACATCGCGGGGTACGCCTACCTCGCCACCGTCGGCGCGGCCCTCGCCTACGCGCTGTGGTTCCGTGGGATACGCGCCCTGCCGCCGACCGACGTGGCGTTCCTGGGTCTGCTGAGTCCGCTGGTCGCCACCACGCTCGGGTGGCTCGCGCTCGACCAGCGGCTGACCGTGCCGCAGGTGCTGGGCGGGCTGGTGGTCCTCGCCGCGCTGATCGCGGCGCAGACCGCCCGTCGGCCGGCGCAGGGGCCTTCTCCCGTGCGGGCCTCCGGCGGCGGGGTGGCCACCGGCGTGGCGGGAGGTGCGGGCGCCGGGGTGGCGGACGGCCCTCCGCCGGCGGGTTCCGTGCCGGCCGGTTCCGGGGCGGTCGGCTCGGTGCCGGTGGGCTCCGGAGCGGTCGGTCCGCGCCGGCCGACGCCGCGGTGA
- a CDS encoding M20 metallopeptidase family protein — translation MAWGSGRAVAGGWRGPVTQSAVDAEVTGLERGLIELRRDLHRHPEMPGQEWRTAGVVARELRAAGLAVTTGVGGHGVVGILRGARPGRTVAYRADMDAVPPKDIVGGGPAPAHACGHDIHTTVALGAAQVLARLRRRLSGTVVFLFQPAEETLSGARAVIDAGVLGRTGVEEIHALHCGPFPVGEFAVTPGYGMPGQDKAEVTLSGPDAHDAARRLAAEIGALATVSLPQTPADIERIVADAQMPNGPLARFVAVRAGAQEARVNVSYRCWPQERYTEVREDIRRLATSYAGAEVHFPTGPFPAMVCPEHDARMLARHLRRTLGRDAVTVLHAAFPPFSGEDFALYLDRVPGTYTFLGVRTPGAPITTAYPHYPDFAPDERAIGIGVRAMTGWIAQRTHRAQELPGGYGLSGGS, via the coding sequence ATGGCGTGGGGATCTGGGAGGGCCGTCGCCGGCGGGTGGAGGGGGCCGGTGACACAAAGCGCGGTGGACGCCGAGGTGACGGGCCTGGAGCGCGGGCTGATCGAGCTGCGGCGGGACCTCCACCGGCACCCCGAGATGCCGGGGCAGGAGTGGCGTACCGCCGGTGTGGTGGCCCGGGAGCTGCGAGCGGCCGGGCTGGCCGTCACCACCGGGGTGGGTGGCCACGGCGTCGTCGGCATCCTGCGCGGCGCACGTCCGGGCCGGACGGTCGCGTACCGGGCGGACATGGACGCGGTGCCGCCCAAGGACATCGTCGGGGGCGGCCCGGCACCGGCCCACGCCTGCGGGCACGACATCCACACCACGGTGGCCCTCGGCGCCGCACAGGTCCTGGCACGGCTGAGGCGGCGACTGAGTGGAACGGTGGTGTTCCTCTTCCAGCCTGCCGAGGAGACTCTCTCCGGAGCCCGCGCAGTGATCGACGCGGGCGTCCTGGGGCGCACCGGCGTCGAGGAGATCCACGCACTGCACTGCGGGCCGTTCCCCGTCGGTGAGTTCGCCGTGACCCCGGGCTACGGGATGCCGGGCCAGGACAAGGCGGAGGTGACCCTCTCCGGGCCGGACGCGCACGATGCCGCGCGGCGCCTGGCCGCCGAGATCGGCGCGCTCGCCACGGTGTCTCTCCCGCAGACCCCTGCGGACATCGAGCGGATCGTCGCCGACGCCCAGATGCCCAACGGGCCGCTGGCCCGGTTCGTGGCCGTTCGGGCCGGCGCACAGGAGGCAAGGGTGAACGTGTCCTACCGCTGCTGGCCGCAGGAGCGGTACACGGAGGTACGCGAGGACATTCGCCGACTGGCCACCTCGTACGCGGGGGCCGAGGTGCACTTCCCCACCGGGCCGTTCCCCGCCATGGTCTGCCCGGAGCACGACGCCCGCATGCTCGCCCGCCACCTGCGCCGCACACTGGGCCGGGATGCCGTCACCGTGCTCCACGCCGCGTTCCCTCCCTTCAGCGGCGAGGACTTCGCCCTCTACCTGGACCGCGTCCCCGGCACGTACACCTTCCTCGGCGTCCGTACCCCCGGCGCACCCATCACCACGGCCTACCCGCACTACCCCGACTTCGCCCCGGACGAGCGAGCCATCGGCATCGGCGTACGGGCGATGACGGGCTGGATCGCACAGCGGACCCACAGGGCTCAGGAGCTGCCCGGCGGGTACGGCCTGTCCGGCGGGTCATGA
- a CDS encoding DUF397 domain-containing protein, with translation MSQLAWRKSSFSEPGSDTCVEVAAMPSCGALLRESDDPGTVIATTPAALRALVRAVKRGRFDGPAR, from the coding sequence ATGTCCCAGCTTGCCTGGCGGAAGTCGAGCTTCAGCGAACCCGGCTCCGACACCTGCGTCGAAGTCGCCGCTATGCCCTCCTGCGGGGCCTTGCTCCGCGAGAGCGACGACCCCGGCACCGTCATCGCCACCACCCCCGCCGCGCTGCGGGCCCTCGTGCGGGCGGTCAAGCGGGGGCGGTTCGACGGCCCGGCCCGCTGA
- a CDS encoding ATP-binding protein, whose protein sequence is MRTPEEAWSYGLFIPHDPRAVGVVRATIRSVLKAARLTCIADTAELLVSELATNAYHHTTTDTYISMEWEPEPPDLRVAVWDTAPGLPRPRAVGPDDEGGRGLALVKSCADDWGVDRYPNGKAVWFTMAAKPQPAE, encoded by the coding sequence ATGCGCACGCCCGAAGAAGCCTGGTCCTACGGGCTGTTCATCCCGCACGACCCCCGCGCGGTCGGCGTCGTCAGAGCGACGATCCGCAGTGTGCTCAAGGCGGCCCGGCTCACCTGCATCGCGGACACGGCCGAACTGCTCGTGTCGGAGCTGGCGACCAACGCGTACCACCACACCACCACCGACACGTACATCAGCATGGAGTGGGAGCCGGAGCCACCCGACCTGCGGGTGGCGGTCTGGGACACCGCGCCCGGGCTGCCACGACCACGGGCCGTCGGGCCGGACGACGAGGGCGGGCGGGGGCTGGCGCTGGTGAAGTCGTGCGCCGACGACTGGGGAGTGGACCGGTATCCCAACGGCAAGGCCGTCTGGTTCACGATGGCCGCCAAGCCGCAGCCCGCGGAGTAG